A genomic region of Arvicola amphibius chromosome 7, mArvAmp1.2, whole genome shotgun sequence contains the following coding sequences:
- the LOC119819350 gene encoding olfactory receptor 10AG1-like: MQFVLIGFSDLPNLQGFIFAVFSTIYIIILTGNFLIIVITSIDPALQKPMYFFLANFSSLEICYVSVIVPRILFNIEMQDRSISAISCATQLCLFLIFGTTECVLLAVMSYDRYVAICNPLHYILIMNPTKCTQLAVGSWLAGIPIQIGQTCQIFSLHFCNSNKIEHFFCDIPPILKLACGDTSVHELSVYVVVMVVAAFPFILVLASYSKIIATILRLPTAKGQAKAFSTCSSHLLVVVLFYGSATVTYLRPKPMHSPGTDKLLSLFYTIVTPMLNPLIYSLRNKEVIAALKRLFLKE, translated from the coding sequence ATGCAATTTGTTCTGATAGGATTTTCAGACCTTCCCAACCTCCAAGGATTTATATTTGCAGTGTTCTCTACTATATATATTATTATCCTGACTGGAAATTTCCTCATAATAGTAATAACCAGTATAGACCCCGCATTACAGAAACCCATGTATTTTTTCCTGGCAAATTTCTCCTCTCTGGAAATCTGTTACGTATCAGTTATTGTCCCAAGGATTCTGTTCAACATTGAGATGCAGGACAGAAGCATTTCAGCGATATCCTGTGCCACTCAGTTGTGCTTGTTCCTTATTTTTGGAACTACTGAATGTGTGCTGCTGGCTGTAAtgtcctatgaccgctatgtggccatctgcaaccCTCTGCATTACATTCTGATCATGAACCCAACGAAGTGCACTCAGCTGGCAGTGGGATCCTGGCTCGCTGGCATTCCAATACAGATAGGACAGACATGTCAGATTTTCTCTCTGCACTTCTGCAATTCAAACAAAATAGAACACTTCTTCTGTGATATACCCCCCATTCTCAAGCTAGCCTGTGGGGACACTTCAGTGCACGAGCTGTCTGTCTATGTGGTTGTTATGGTGGTGGCTGCATTCCCCTTCATACTGGTCCTTGCATCCTACAGCAAAATCATTGCCACCATTCTGAGGTTGCCAACAGCCAAAGGGCAGGCAAAAGCCTTCTCCACATGCTCTTCCCATTTGCTGGTGGTGGTTCTGTTTTATGGATCAGCTACAGTTACCTACCTGAGACCAAAGCCCATGCATTCTCCTGGAACTGACAAACTGCTGTCTCTGTTTTACACAATTGTGACTCCCATGCTCAATCCACTGATATACAGCCTCAGGAACAAGGAGGTGATTGCAGCTCTAAAAAGGTTATTTCTCAAGGAATAG
- the LOC119819309 gene encoding olfactory receptor 10AG1-like — MKFEAESNISTVTQFVLLGFASLPNLQGILSAVFSIIYMIILIGNCLIILITRLDPTLQKPMYFFLANFSTLEICYVSVTVPRILFNIWTQDRNISVLACAVQMCFFLMLGTDECFLLAVMSYDRYVAICNPLQYPLVMNSRKCTQLAAGSWLSGIPIQIGQTCWIFSMHFCNSNKIEHFFCDIPPILKLACGDTSVHELSVYVVVMVVAAFPFILVLASYSKIIATILRLPTAKGRAKAFSTCSSHLLVVVLFYGSGTITYLRPKSMHSPGTDKLLSLFYTIVTPMFNPLIYSLRNKEVIAALRKLKLRK; from the coding sequence ATGAAGTTTGAAGCAGAAAGCAACATTTCCACAGTAACCCAGTTTGTCCTGCTGGGATTCGCTTCACTTCCCAACCTCCAAGGAATTCTGTCTGCAGTATTCTCCATCATTTACATGATTATACTCATTGGTAACTGCCTCATAATATTAATAACTAGACTTGACCCTACATTGCAAAAACCCATGTACTTTTTCCTGGCAAATTTTTCCACTCTGGAAATCTGTTACGTATCAGTGACTGTCCCAAGGATTCTGTTCAACATTTGGACACAGGATAGAAACATTTCCGTGCTGGCTTGTGCCGTGCAGATGTGCTTCTTCCTTATGTTGGGAACAGATGAATGCTTTCTCCTGGCTGTGAtgtcctatgaccgctatgtggccatctgcaaccCTCTGCAGTATCCTCTGGTCATGAACTCGAGGAAATGCACTCAGCTGGCCGCAGGCTCCTGGCTTAGTGGCATCCCAATCCAGATTGGCCAAACCTGTTGGATATTCTCTATGCATTTCTGCAATTCTAACAAAATAGAACACTTCTTCTGTGATATACCCCCCATTCTCAAGCTAGCCTGTGGGGACACTTCAGTGCACGAGCTGTCTGTCTATGTGGTTGTTATGGTGGTGGCTGCATTTCCCTTCATACTGGTCCTTGCATCCTACAGCAAAATCATTGCCACCATTCTGAGGTTGCCAACAGCCAAAGGGAGGGCAAAAGCCTTCTCCACATGTTCTTCCCATTTGCTGGTGGTGGTTCTGTTTTATGGGTCTGGTACCATTACCTACTTGAGACCAAAGTCCATGCATTCTCCTGGAACTGACAAACTGCTGTCTCTGTTCTACACAATTGTGACTCCCATGTTCAATCCACTCATATACAGCCTCAGGAACAAGGAGGTGATTGCTGCACTGAGAAAGTTAAAACTGCGAAAGTAG
- the LOC119818783 gene encoding olfactory receptor 5W2-like produces MQRRMERENCSAFTEFILMGITNNYEVKVVLFTIFLLVYLINLVGNLGLIFLIKVDTQLQTPMYFFLSNLSFCDLCYSTAVGPKMLTDIFGNDKSIPFFGCALQFFIACTFVDSECILLAVMAFDRYQAISNPLLYTVNMSSSLCSFLMAGVYLVGVADSLIHTTLTFHLCFCGSNEIDHFFCDIPPILLLSCSDTQVNELAIFTIFGFIELSTISGVLVSYCYIISSVLKIRSAEGRFKAFSTCASHLTAVAIFQGTVLFMYFRPSSSYSLDQDKMSSLFYILVIPMLNPLIYSLRNKDVKEALNKLKNKICS; encoded by the coding sequence ATGCAAAGAAGAATGGAGAGGGAAAATTGCTCTGCCTTTACTGAGTTCATATTAATGGGAATTACCAATAACTATGAGGTAAAAGTGGTTCTCTTCACAATATTTCTACTGGTTTACCTCATTAACCTTGTGGGAAATCTTGGattgattttcttaattaaagtGGATACCCAGCTTCAAACTCCTATGTACTTTTTCCTCAGTAACCTCTCTTTCTGTGACCTGTGCTATTCCACAGCAGTTGGGCCCAAGATGCTGACAGACATATTTGGCAATGACAAGTCAATTCCTTTTTTTGGCTGTGCTCTGCAATTCTTCATTGCCTGCACATTTGTAGATTCAGAATGCATACTGCTGGCAGTGATGGCCTTTGACCGGTACCAAGCCATTAGCAACCCCTTACTCTACACAGTGAACATGTCCAGCAGCCTGTGCTCCTTCCTCATGGCTGGGGTTTATCTTGTAGGTGTGGCGGACTCTCTGATACACACAACATTGACATTCCACTTATGCTTCTGTGGGTCGAATGAAATAGATCATTTCTTTTGTGATATCCCTCCAATCTTACTACTGTCCTGCTCAGACACACAGGTCAATGAGTTAGCAATATTCACAATTTTTGGGTTTATTGAACTAAGCACTATCTCAGGAGTTCTTGTTTCTTATTGTTACATCATCTCATCAGTCCTGAAGATCCGTTCTGCGGAGGGGAGATTTAAAGCTTTCTCCACCTGTGCCTCTCACCTGACTGCAGTTGCAATTTTCCAAGGAACAGTGCTCTTCATGTATTTCAGGCCAAGTTCTTCCTATTCCCTCGATCAAGACAAAATGAGCTCACTGTTCTATATCCTTGTGATTCCCATGCTAAACCCTCTGATttacagcctgaggaacaaggaTGTGAAAGAAGCCctgaacaaactgaaaaataaaatatgcagttAA